In Methanosarcina siciliae T4/M, one genomic interval encodes:
- a CDS encoding 50S ribosomal protein L11 methyltransferase — MEIRCRCGDTCIRPVSEALKDIELFYKPCNDCKTEKIRKFSPLAEQINLDEIDNNFGSCDCGKRQLDIVMAHVLKVMIDEGIKDKKANLRNACVPLVTPGYPTDSVPYLPENSLIILSNEVDKKCAERIVKEVGEVKGVLKGDARKTVGIKDSDSNPHVYELLAGCDLRCDIIQTPYGALGIYKYQHEIHIEFPTVESPKIEILKKALNEYDKPSVLDCTCGPGTLGLTCLKAGAQKVVFNDIWKPATETTLVNLEANGFPVKLSGSEEELIASGEKFEIYSMDVRELVNCLDEKFDICIVDTFPGVDTAEFVEAAGKLGKKVVVI, encoded by the coding sequence ATGGAAATAAGATGCAGGTGTGGAGATACGTGCATAAGGCCTGTTTCGGAAGCACTGAAAGACATTGAATTATTCTATAAACCATGCAACGATTGCAAAACAGAAAAAATAAGAAAATTCTCTCCTCTGGCAGAACAAATTAACCTGGACGAAATAGATAACAATTTTGGAAGTTGTGACTGCGGGAAGAGGCAACTTGATATTGTAATGGCTCACGTGCTAAAAGTAATGATCGATGAAGGAATAAAAGATAAAAAAGCCAATTTGAGAAATGCCTGTGTTCCTCTTGTAACCCCTGGCTATCCGACCGATTCTGTTCCCTATTTGCCTGAAAATTCTTTAATAATATTGTCCAATGAAGTAGATAAAAAATGTGCTGAAAGAATTGTAAAGGAAGTTGGAGAAGTTAAAGGGGTATTAAAGGGAGATGCAAGAAAAACTGTGGGTATAAAAGATTCCGACTCAAATCCTCATGTATATGAACTTCTTGCCGGATGCGATTTGAGATGCGATATTATACAGACTCCTTACGGGGCTTTGGGGATATACAAATATCAGCATGAAATTCATATAGAGTTTCCAACGGTAGAATCCCCCAAAATAGAGATACTTAAAAAAGCTTTGAATGAGTATGATAAGCCTTCTGTTCTTGATTGTACCTGTGGTCCCGGGACACTGGGACTCACATGCCTTAAAGCCGGCGCTCAAAAAGTTGTTTTTAATGACATATGGAAGCCTGCAACAGAGACTACTTTGGTTAATTTAGAAGCAAATGGATTTCCGGTCAAACTTTCAGGCAGCGAAGAAGAATTAATAGCATCCGGAGAAAAATTTGAAATTTATAGTATGGATGTAAGAGAATTAGTGAATTGTCTGGATGAAAAATTCGATATTTGTATTGTAGATACGTTTCCCGGTGTGGATACAGCAGAATTTGTGGAAGCCGCAGGCAAATTAGGCAAAAAAGTAGTCGTGATTTGA